From Lysobacter auxotrophicus, the proteins below share one genomic window:
- a CDS encoding RNA polymerase sigma factor has protein sequence MNAGADTDDDVLMLAWAAGDAASFELLYARHRGSLYRFLLRQLRDPALADEFFQDVWQRVIAARQGWKPEAAFRTWLFRIAHNRLNDYWRGLKHRPAAPDDADERAARVPDPSSPERELSEFEQRRRLQLAIEELPDEQREVVLLRLEQELSLEEIGAITGAGRETVKSRLRYAMDKLRARLNE, from the coding sequence ATGAATGCGGGCGCGGATACCGACGACGACGTGCTGATGCTGGCCTGGGCGGCCGGCGATGCCGCGTCGTTCGAACTGCTCTACGCCCGGCATCGCGGTTCGCTGTACCGCTTCCTGCTGCGGCAACTGCGCGATCCGGCGCTCGCGGACGAGTTTTTCCAGGACGTGTGGCAGCGGGTGATCGCCGCCCGGCAGGGCTGGAAACCCGAGGCCGCGTTCAGGACCTGGCTGTTCCGCATCGCCCACAATCGCCTCAACGATTACTGGCGTGGCCTGAAGCACCGGCCCGCGGCGCCCGACGACGCCGACGAGCGCGCCGCGCGCGTCCCGGACCCGAGCAGTCCGGAGCGCGAATTGTCCGAATTCGAGCAGCGCCGTCGCCTGCAACTGGCGATCGAGGAGCTTCCCGACGAGCAGCGCGAGGTCGTGCTGCTGCGTCTGGAGCAGGAACTTAGTCTGGAGGAGATCGGCGCGATCACCGGCGCCGGCCGGGAGACCGTCAAATCGCGGCTTCGCTATGCGATGGACAAGCTGCGCGCGAGATTGAACGAATGA
- a CDS encoding IMPACT family protein produces the protein MSSTLAGPTSYLLEVKHSRFLVNAAPVEAPEDALQFIARVGDPAATHNCWAYRIGGEYRFNDDGEPAGTAGRPILAAIDGQGLDQVVAVVTRWFGGIKLGAGGLVRAYGGSAAECLRVAPRRELVVFAEVSLAYPFAETGPVHALIAQFDVEKLDERFDADGARLHVRLPADRVDALKARLRDATRDRVRFSEP, from the coding sequence ATGAGCAGCACGCTGGCCGGCCCGACCTCGTACCTGCTCGAGGTCAAGCACAGCCGTTTCCTGGTCAATGCCGCGCCGGTCGAGGCGCCGGAAGATGCCTTGCAGTTCATCGCGCGGGTCGGCGATCCGGCGGCGACGCACAACTGCTGGGCCTACCGCATCGGCGGCGAGTACCGTTTCAACGACGACGGCGAGCCGGCTGGCACCGCCGGGCGGCCGATCCTCGCGGCCATCGACGGCCAGGGGCTGGACCAGGTGGTCGCCGTGGTGACGCGCTGGTTCGGCGGCATCAAGCTCGGCGCGGGCGGGCTGGTGCGTGCCTACGGCGGCAGCGCGGCAGAGTGCCTGCGCGTCGCGCCACGCCGCGAACTGGTGGTGTTCGCCGAGGTCTCGCTTGCGTATCCCTTCGCCGAGACCGGCCCGGTACACGCGCTGATCGCGCAGTTCGATGTGGAAAAACTCGACGAACGTTTCGACGCCGATGGCGCGCGGCTGCATGTGCGGCTTCCGGCCGATCGCGTGGACGCCTTGAAAGCCCGCCTGCGCGACGCCACCCGTGATCGGGTGCGTTTCTCCGAGCCCTGA
- a CDS encoding ABC transporter transmembrane domain-containing protein produces MTDASSAKAPIGSLRTLWPFVRRHRALFAAWLVALAASSTATLSLPVAFRTMIDQGFAQGGGAAIDRAFLLLFAVAVALALATAARFFFVSLLGERVVADLRERLYSHLLALDAGFHDRNRSGELVSRLTADAELLRSVVGSSMSVALRSLVTVVGSLGMMFVTAPRLAAFALVGIPLAVLPIVVGGRRLKKIARASQDRVADANTLASETLGAIRTVQAHAREPYERDRFGVALLESVNTARRRIQAQAWVTAIAIVLIFGAITLVLWSGAHDVVANRMSAGTLGQFILYALIGGGSVGALAEVWNELQRAAGGMGRISELLVETATVDSPAHPVALPKPIRGELSFERVSFHYPLRPDAPALEAFDLRVRPGETVALVGPSGAGKSTVFSMLLRFHDPQSGSVRVDGTDVRQLDLGVLREAIALVPQQPTIFAASARDNIRYGRLEASDADVEQAVKAAHASDFIAALPERLDTDLGERGARLSGGQQQRIAIARALLKDAPILLLDEATSALDAQSERAVQQALETLMEGRTTLVIAHRLATVLKADRIVVMDRGRIIAEGTHEQLLAQGGLYAELAKLQFLD; encoded by the coding sequence ATGACCGACGCTTCCTCCGCCAAAGCCCCGATCGGCAGCCTGCGAACCCTGTGGCCGTTCGTGCGTCGCCATCGCGCGTTGTTCGCCGCCTGGCTCGTGGCGCTGGCCGCGTCGAGCACGGCGACGCTCAGCCTTCCGGTCGCGTTCCGCACGATGATCGACCAGGGTTTCGCGCAAGGCGGCGGCGCGGCGATCGATCGTGCGTTCCTGCTGCTGTTCGCCGTCGCCGTGGCGCTGGCCTTGGCGACGGCGGCCCGCTTCTTCTTCGTGTCGCTCCTCGGCGAACGCGTGGTCGCCGACCTGCGCGAACGCCTCTACTCGCACCTGCTCGCGCTCGATGCCGGTTTCCACGACCGCAACCGCAGCGGGGAACTCGTCTCCAGACTCACGGCCGACGCCGAACTGCTGCGCAGCGTGGTCGGCTCGAGCATGTCGGTCGCGCTGCGCAGCCTCGTCACCGTCGTGGGCAGCCTCGGCATGATGTTCGTGACCGCACCGCGGCTGGCCGCGTTCGCGCTCGTCGGCATCCCGCTGGCGGTGTTGCCGATCGTCGTCGGCGGGCGCCGGCTGAAGAAAATCGCGCGCGCCAGCCAGGACCGCGTCGCCGACGCCAACACGCTCGCCAGCGAAACGCTGGGCGCGATCCGCACCGTCCAGGCGCACGCGCGCGAGCCGTACGAGCGCGATCGCTTCGGCGTCGCACTGCTCGAATCCGTCAATACCGCACGGCGACGCATCCAGGCCCAGGCGTGGGTCACCGCCATCGCCATCGTGCTGATCTTCGGCGCGATCACGCTGGTGCTCTGGTCGGGCGCGCACGACGTCGTCGCCAACCGCATGAGCGCCGGCACGCTGGGCCAGTTCATCCTGTACGCACTGATCGGCGGCGGCTCGGTCGGCGCATTGGCGGAAGTCTGGAACGAACTCCAGCGCGCCGCCGGCGGCATGGGCCGCATCAGCGAGCTGCTCGTGGAAACCGCGACCGTGGACTCGCCGGCGCACCCGGTCGCGCTGCCTAAGCCGATACGCGGCGAACTGTCGTTCGAGCGCGTGAGCTTCCACTATCCCTTGCGCCCCGATGCGCCCGCGCTGGAGGCGTTCGACCTGCGCGTGCGTCCCGGCGAGACCGTCGCGCTCGTCGGCCCGTCGGGCGCCGGCAAAAGCACGGTGTTCTCGATGCTGCTGCGCTTCCACGATCCGCAGTCCGGCAGCGTGCGCGTGGACGGAACCGATGTCCGCCAGCTCGATCTGGGCGTACTGCGCGAAGCGATCGCGCTGGTTCCGCAGCAGCCGACCATCTTCGCGGCCAGCGCGCGCGACAACATCCGTTACGGCCGACTGGAGGCGAGCGACGCCGACGTCGAGCAGGCGGTGAAGGCGGCGCACGCATCGGATTTCATCGCCGCCCTGCCCGAGCGCCTCGACACCGACCTGGGCGAGCGCGGCGCGCGCCTGTCGGGCGGCCAGCAGCAGCGCATCGCCATCGCACGCGCGTTGCTGAAGGACGCCCCCATCCTGCTGCTCGACGAAGCCACCAGCGCGCTGGACGCGCAGAGCGAGCGCGCCGTGCAGCAGGCGCTGGAAACGCTGATGGAAGGACGCACCACGCTGGTCATCGCGCACCGCCTCGCCACCGTGCTCAAGGCGGACCGCATCGTCGTGATGGATCGCGGCCGCATCATCGCCGAGGGCACGCACGAGCAATTGCTCGCGCAAGGCGGGCTGTATGCGGAACTGGCGAAGCTGCAGTTCCTGGACTGA
- a CDS encoding acyl-CoA dehydrogenase family protein, translated as MDPLPPFATHRVENQPPEFAPRDLWQDDAALRKAVVREGGGDFAETLATYGALAGDELYRLSFDAHRDRPRLRTHDRFGQRIDLVEFHPNYHRIMQAAIEHGVAGLSWTQPRPGAHVARAALSYLHHQVEPGTSCPLTMTHAAVPVLRHAPDLTGWEGKATSPFYDPRDIVCDQKLGITIGMGMTEKQGGSDVRANRTVATALSGGNEYRLVGHKWFFSAPMSDAFLVLAQATGGLTCFLLPRWTPDGQKNAFALMRLKDKLGDWSNASSEVEFMDAWAYRIGEEGRGVATIIEMVMLTRLDCMLGAAAEMRMALAQAMHHAHHRVTFGARLADHALMRNVLADLAIEAEAAIVLAMRVARAVDRAPYDAQEAAFARIATAVGKYWVCRRAPGFVNEAQECLGGAGYIEESMLPRLYRQAPLNSIWEGSGNIQCLDVLRALQREPQTGRALLAELEGALQLDPDLDAEIAELRPVLEGHRVPGEVEARRWVEALALALQASLLLRNNSPMAAAFCATRIAGDHGNAYGTLPRDFELGALIARAWSG; from the coding sequence ATGGACCCGCTGCCGCCGTTCGCCACGCATCGCGTCGAGAACCAGCCGCCCGAGTTCGCGCCGCGCGACCTGTGGCAGGACGATGCCGCGTTGCGCAAAGCGGTGGTCCGCGAAGGCGGCGGCGACTTCGCCGAAACCCTGGCGACGTACGGCGCGCTCGCCGGCGACGAGTTGTACCGGCTGAGCTTCGACGCGCATCGCGATCGCCCGCGCCTGCGCACGCACGACCGCTTCGGCCAGCGCATCGACCTGGTGGAGTTCCACCCCAACTACCACCGCATCATGCAGGCGGCGATCGAGCATGGGGTCGCGGGCCTGTCGTGGACGCAACCGCGTCCCGGCGCGCACGTCGCACGCGCGGCGTTGAGCTACCTGCACCATCAGGTGGAGCCGGGCACGAGCTGCCCGCTGACGATGACGCACGCGGCGGTGCCCGTGCTGCGACACGCGCCGGACCTCACCGGTTGGGAGGGCAAGGCGACCTCGCCGTTCTACGACCCGCGCGACATCGTGTGCGACCAGAAGCTCGGCATCACGATCGGCATGGGCATGACCGAGAAACAGGGCGGCAGCGACGTGCGCGCGAACCGCACGGTCGCCACGGCGCTATCGGGCGGAAACGAGTACCGGCTCGTTGGCCACAAGTGGTTCTTTTCGGCCCCGATGTCGGACGCCTTCCTCGTGCTGGCGCAGGCGACTGGCGGCCTCACGTGTTTCCTGCTGCCGCGCTGGACACCGGACGGACAGAAGAACGCCTTCGCACTGATGCGCCTGAAGGACAAGTTGGGCGACTGGTCGAATGCGTCGTCCGAAGTGGAGTTCATGGACGCGTGGGCGTACCGGATCGGCGAGGAGGGCCGCGGCGTGGCGACGATCATCGAGATGGTGATGCTCACGCGGCTGGACTGCATGCTCGGCGCCGCCGCCGAGATGCGCATGGCGCTGGCGCAAGCGATGCATCACGCGCATCACCGCGTCACGTTCGGCGCGCGACTGGCCGACCACGCGCTGATGCGTAACGTGCTGGCGGATCTGGCGATCGAAGCCGAAGCGGCGATCGTGCTGGCGATGCGCGTGGCGCGCGCCGTGGATCGCGCACCGTACGATGCGCAGGAAGCCGCGTTCGCGCGCATCGCCACCGCGGTGGGCAAGTACTGGGTGTGCCGCCGCGCGCCGGGTTTCGTCAACGAAGCGCAGGAATGCCTGGGCGGAGCGGGGTACATTGAGGAATCCATGCTGCCGCGCTTGTACCGGCAGGCGCCGCTCAACTCCATCTGGGAAGGCAGCGGCAACATCCAGTGCCTGGACGTGCTGCGCGCATTGCAGCGCGAACCGCAGACCGGTCGCGCGCTGCTGGCCGAGCTGGAGGGCGCGTTGCAACTGGACCCGGACCTGGACGCGGAGATCGCCGAACTGCGTCCCGTGCTGGAAGGCCACCGAGTGCCGGGTGAAGTCGAAGCACGCCGATGGGTCGAGGCGCTCGCACTTGCGTTGCAGGCAAGCCTGCTGCTGCGTAATAACAGCCCGATGGCCGCTGCGTTCTGCGCGACGCGCATAGCCGGCGATCACGGCAATGCCTACGGAACGCTGCCACGGGATTTCGAGCTGGGCGCGCTGATCGCGCGGGCGTGGAGCGGTTAG
- a CDS encoding FAD-dependent oxidoreductase encodes MTRQGSTLRIGIVGYGTAGQAAALLLTREGHQVEVFERAPVLGPVGAGFLLQPTGLAVLWELGLLDDALAHGARIGRLFGESIAGRAVMDMRYRELDPGLFGLGMQRGALFGLLDVAWRDGRRVHCGRRIVEVDTARGVLRDEQGEEHGAFDVVVVADGAASILRSRVAAPTLDRPYPWGAQWCLVAQDAWEFPDELRQRYVGARRMAGMLPVGTRPGDPVPRLSFFWSLPAVELPHAGADEAAWRRDVAAVWPEAAERLRGTAVPAGLAQARYRDTVHRQWHCGRAVLMGDAAHAMSPQLGQGVNMALADAIALRDALRVHARVSDAFADYQRRRCDHLGIYHFWSRWLTPLFQSERDRLAALRDRIFHPMSRLPGGRGQMLRVLTGTRRGWLGTYPLDAAFLAALAERTPNAPGRLAGENA; translated from the coding sequence ATGACGCGTCAGGGATCGACATTGCGCATCGGGATCGTCGGATACGGGACCGCCGGACAGGCGGCGGCGTTGCTGCTCACGCGCGAGGGCCATCAGGTCGAGGTCTTCGAGCGCGCGCCGGTGCTCGGCCCGGTCGGCGCGGGTTTCCTGCTCCAGCCCACGGGGCTTGCGGTCCTGTGGGAGCTGGGGCTGCTGGACGACGCGCTCGCGCACGGCGCGCGCATCGGCCGGCTGTTCGGCGAGAGCATCGCCGGGCGCGCGGTCATGGACATGCGGTATCGCGAGCTGGACCCGGGGCTCTTCGGCCTGGGCATGCAGCGCGGCGCGCTTTTCGGACTGCTCGACGTGGCATGGCGCGACGGCCGGCGGGTGCACTGCGGTCGCCGGATCGTCGAGGTGGACACCGCGCGCGGCGTGCTGCGCGATGAGCAGGGCGAGGAGCATGGCGCCTTCGACGTCGTCGTCGTCGCCGACGGCGCGGCATCGATCCTGCGCTCCCGCGTCGCCGCGCCGACGCTGGACCGGCCGTATCCATGGGGCGCGCAATGGTGCCTGGTCGCACAAGACGCGTGGGAATTCCCCGACGAACTGCGCCAGCGCTATGTCGGCGCGCGGCGCATGGCCGGCATGCTGCCGGTCGGTACGCGGCCGGGCGACCCTGTTCCGCGCCTGAGCTTTTTCTGGAGCCTGCCCGCGGTCGAACTGCCTCACGCGGGTGCGGATGAGGCCGCCTGGCGGCGCGACGTCGCCGCGGTCTGGCCCGAAGCCGCTGAACGCCTGCGCGGCACGGCCGTGCCCGCCGGCCTCGCGCAGGCGCGCTACCGGGACACCGTGCATCGTCAGTGGCACTGCGGGCGTGCGGTGCTGATGGGCGACGCCGCGCACGCGATGAGCCCGCAACTCGGGCAGGGCGTCAACATGGCGCTGGCGGACGCGATCGCACTGCGCGACGCGCTGCGCGTGCACGCGCGTGTGTCCGACGCGTTCGCCGACTACCAGCGCCGTCGTTGCGACCACCTGGGCATCTACCACTTCTGGAGCCGGTGGCTCACGCCGCTCTTCCAGTCCGAACGCGACCGCCTCGCGGCGCTGCGCGACCGCATTTTCCATCCGATGTCGCGCCTGCCCGGCGGGCGCGGGCAGATGCTGCGCGTGCTGACCGGCACGCGACGCGGGTGGCTGGGGACGTACCCGCTCGATGCCGCCTTCCTCGCGGCGCTGGCCGAACGCACGCCAAACGCGCCCGGCCGACTGGCCGGCGAAAACGCGTAG
- a CDS encoding cold-shock protein → MQYGTVKWFNDAKGFGFISPEDGSADVFAHFSAINAKGFRSLQEGQRVSYELTQGPKGAQASNINVVA, encoded by the coding sequence ATGCAGTACGGCACCGTGAAGTGGTTCAACGACGCCAAGGGCTTCGGGTTCATTTCTCCCGAAGATGGCAGCGCAGATGTGTTCGCGCACTTCTCCGCGATCAACGCCAAGGGCTTCCGCAGCCTGCAGGAAGGGCAGCGTGTGAGCTACGAGCTGACGCAGGGCCCGAAGGGCGCCCAGGCGTCCAACATCAACGTGGTCGCGTGA
- a CDS encoding S-methyl-5'-thioinosine phosphorylase, with product MSEAIELAVIGGTGLYKLADLRDVRTVQPDTRFGAPSGPIRIGTLGGRTVAFLARHGEGHSLPPHKINYRANLAALQDLGATRVLALNTVGGITERFGPRVLACPDQLIDYTWGRVSTICEEPGTEVLHVDFGEPYTRTLREAVIEAATRAGVALVADGCYGATQGPRLETRAEIVRMRRDGCDLVGMTGMPEAGLARELGLDYACLAIVANWAAGAGPDPDEVITLQDVLDNVAAASSGLPRLLSALLETRATR from the coding sequence ATGAGCGAGGCGATCGAACTGGCCGTCATCGGCGGCACCGGCCTGTACAAGCTGGCCGACCTGCGGGACGTGCGCACCGTCCAGCCGGACACGCGTTTCGGCGCGCCGTCGGGCCCGATCCGCATCGGCACGCTGGGCGGGCGGACGGTCGCCTTCCTCGCGCGCCACGGCGAGGGGCATTCGCTGCCGCCGCACAAGATCAACTACCGCGCGAACCTCGCCGCGTTGCAGGACCTTGGCGCCACGCGCGTGCTCGCGCTCAACACGGTCGGCGGCATCACCGAACGCTTCGGCCCGCGCGTGCTGGCCTGTCCGGACCAGCTGATCGACTACACCTGGGGCCGCGTCTCGACGATCTGCGAGGAACCCGGCACCGAGGTGCTGCACGTGGACTTCGGCGAGCCGTACACGCGTACGCTGCGCGAGGCGGTGATCGAGGCGGCGACGCGGGCCGGCGTCGCGCTGGTCGCGGACGGCTGCTACGGCGCCACCCAGGGGCCGCGCCTGGAGACCCGCGCGGAGATCGTCCGCATGCGTCGCGACGGCTGCGACCTGGTCGGCATGACGGGCATGCCCGAGGCCGGTCTCGCGCGCGAACTGGGCCTGGACTACGCCTGCCTGGCGATCGTCGCCAACTGGGCGGCGGGCGCCGGCCCGGACCCGGACGAGGTCATCACCCTGCAGGACGTCCTGGACAACGTGGCCGCCGCCTCGTCGGGCCTGCCGCGCCTCCTGTCGGCCCTGTTGGAGACCCGTGCCACAAGATGA
- a CDS encoding hypoxanthine-guanine phosphoribosyltransferase → MEPLANTHDLAAALANSDLLLDRPTLEQAIARMAREIDADYTADDVPVYLTVMHGGLPFAAQLAMELGALGQDLEFDYLHATRYRGETSGGELVWKHRPATPLKGRRVLLADDILDEGHTLAAIRDWCLEQGARDVRIAALAVKKHDRCVEGICADYVGVDVPDRYVFGYGMDYHEQGRNLPAIYALKD, encoded by the coding sequence ATGGAACCCCTCGCGAACACGCACGACCTGGCCGCAGCGCTGGCCAATTCCGACCTTCTCCTCGACCGCCCCACGCTGGAGCAGGCCATCGCCCGCATGGCGCGCGAGATCGACGCGGACTACACCGCCGACGACGTGCCGGTGTACCTGACGGTCATGCACGGCGGCCTGCCGTTCGCCGCGCAACTGGCGATGGAGCTGGGCGCGCTGGGCCAGGACCTGGAGTTCGATTACCTGCACGCGACGCGATACCGCGGCGAGACCTCCGGCGGCGAACTCGTCTGGAAACACCGGCCGGCCACGCCGCTGAAAGGCCGTCGCGTGCTGCTCGCCGACGACATCCTCGACGAAGGCCACACGCTGGCCGCAATCCGCGACTGGTGCCTGGAGCAGGGCGCGCGCGACGTGCGCATCGCCGCGCTGGCGGTGAAGAAGCACGACCGCTGCGTCGAAGGCATCTGCGCGGACTACGTCGGCGTCGACGTGCCGGATCGCTACGTGTTCGGCTACGGCATGGACTACCACGAGCAGGGCCGCAACCTGCCGGCGATCTACGCGCTGAAGGACTGA
- the nagZ gene encoding beta-N-acetylhexosaminidase, producing the protein MLVIGVAGTELTAQERDWLQHDACAGVILFSRNFASKAQVAELSAAIRDAAPRPQLVCVDQEGGRVQRFREGYSALPPLEGFGRRYAADPDAALKLAEEHAWLMAKEVLASGVDLSFAPVVDLGRGNLAIGNRAFSEDPNVVAEFTRAYIRGMHAAGMPATLKHFPGHGSVQADTHHNEAVDPRPLDELRANDLIPFAAGVEAKADAVMMAHVKYPAVAPEPAGYSKRWIEEILRGELHFRGVVFSDDIGMKAGEHAGGVKGRIDAHYDAGCDAILVCHPQLVEESLAAVEGRKLNTMALAGLIGRGALGWDGLLADARYGAARNRQEGLA; encoded by the coding sequence ATGCTCGTGATCGGCGTCGCCGGCACCGAACTCACCGCGCAGGAGCGCGACTGGCTGCAGCACGACGCCTGCGCCGGCGTGATCCTGTTCAGCCGCAACTTCGCGTCGAAGGCGCAGGTCGCCGAACTGTCGGCCGCGATCCGCGACGCCGCGCCGCGTCCGCAGCTGGTCTGCGTGGACCAGGAAGGCGGTCGCGTGCAGCGTTTCCGCGAGGGCTACAGCGCGCTGCCGCCGCTGGAGGGTTTCGGTCGGCGTTATGCCGCCGACCCGGACGCCGCGCTCAAGCTCGCCGAGGAACACGCCTGGCTGATGGCGAAGGAAGTCCTCGCCAGTGGCGTGGACCTGAGCTTCGCGCCGGTGGTCGACCTGGGGCGCGGCAATCTGGCGATCGGCAATCGCGCGTTCTCCGAAGACCCGAACGTCGTCGCCGAATTCACCCGCGCCTACATCCGTGGCATGCACGCCGCCGGCATGCCGGCGACGCTGAAGCACTTCCCGGGACACGGTTCGGTGCAGGCCGATACGCACCACAACGAGGCCGTCGATCCACGCCCGCTCGACGAGTTGCGCGCGAACGATCTGATCCCGTTCGCCGCCGGCGTCGAAGCCAAGGCCGACGCGGTGATGATGGCGCACGTGAAGTACCCGGCCGTCGCGCCGGAACCGGCGGGGTATTCCAAGCGCTGGATCGAGGAGATCCTGCGCGGCGAGCTGCATTTCCGCGGCGTCGTCTTCAGCGACGACATCGGCATGAAGGCGGGCGAGCACGCGGGCGGCGTGAAGGGGCGCATCGACGCGCATTACGACGCCGGCTGTGACGCGATCCTCGTCTGCCACCCGCAGCTGGTAGAGGAATCGCTGGCGGCCGTCGAAGGCCGCAAGCTCAACACGATGGCGCTGGCTGGCCTGATCGGCCGCGGCGCTTTGGGATGGGACGGGCTGCTGGCCGACGCACGCTACGGCGCCGCCCGCAACCGGCAGGAAGGACTGGCTTGA
- a CDS encoding DsbA family oxidoreductase, with amino-acid sequence MRIDIWSDVVCPWCWIGKHRLREALAQLGETGRTADIHWHAYQLDPESGDTPVPLREAYAKKFGGAERTEQILSQTQATGRAEGLPFDFDRGQVRVSTLKAHRLIWLAGREGDADKVGEALFRAHFAEGRNLADVQTLIDAGAEGGLSEARVRAMLDSDEGIAQVRAQLAQAHALGIQAVPTFVFDGRLAVQGAQTPAVFAQVFERLGVEGRPTDERVAGDACGPDGCAV; translated from the coding sequence TTGCGCATCGACATCTGGTCCGACGTGGTCTGCCCCTGGTGCTGGATCGGCAAGCACCGTTTGCGCGAAGCGCTCGCGCAGTTGGGCGAGACGGGCCGCACGGCCGACATCCACTGGCACGCCTACCAGCTCGATCCCGAGTCCGGCGACACGCCCGTGCCGCTGCGCGAGGCCTACGCGAAGAAGTTCGGCGGCGCCGAGCGCACCGAACAGATCCTGTCGCAGACGCAGGCCACCGGTCGCGCCGAAGGGCTGCCGTTCGATTTCGATCGCGGGCAGGTGCGCGTGAGCACGCTCAAGGCGCACCGGCTGATCTGGCTTGCCGGCCGCGAAGGCGACGCGGACAAGGTCGGTGAAGCGCTGTTCCGCGCGCATTTCGCGGAAGGCCGCAACCTCGCCGACGTGCAGACGCTGATCGACGCCGGCGCCGAAGGCGGACTGTCCGAAGCGCGCGTGCGGGCGATGCTCGATTCCGACGAAGGCATCGCGCAGGTGCGCGCGCAACTCGCGCAGGCGCACGCGCTGGGCATCCAGGCCGTGCCGACGTTCGTGTTCGACGGACGCCTGGCGGTGCAGGGCGCGCAGACGCCGGCGGTGTTCGCGCAGGTGTTCGAACGCCTAGGCGTCGAAGGACGGCCGACCGACGAACGTGTGGCGGGCGATGCCTGCGGGCCGGACGGTTGCGCGGTCTGA
- a CDS encoding CYTH domain-containing protein has product MALEIERKFLVTGDGWRAAAREVVPMAQGYINDQKAMDEGAMKASVRVRIAGEEAFLNLKSRELGHTRQEFDYAIPVSDARALLALCVGGLVDKRRHYVQHEGHLWEVDEFLGDNAGLVVAEIELASADETFTRPEWIGAEVTDSSRYYNLALATRPYGQWTADERAGLVA; this is encoded by the coding sequence ATGGCCCTCGAAATCGAACGCAAGTTCCTGGTCACCGGCGATGGCTGGCGCGCGGCCGCGCGCGAGGTCGTGCCGATGGCGCAGGGGTACATCAACGACCAGAAGGCGATGGACGAGGGCGCGATGAAGGCGTCGGTGCGCGTGCGCATCGCCGGCGAGGAGGCCTTCCTCAACCTCAAGTCGCGCGAACTCGGCCACACGCGGCAGGAGTTCGACTACGCGATTCCCGTCAGCGACGCGCGCGCGCTGCTCGCGCTTTGCGTCGGCGGACTCGTCGACAAGCGCCGTCATTACGTTCAGCACGAAGGCCACCTGTGGGAAGTCGATGAATTCCTGGGCGACAACGCCGGCCTGGTGGTGGCTGAGATCGAACTGGCCAGCGCCGACGAGACGTTCACTCGGCCCGAATGGATCGGCGCGGAAGTCACCGACTCCTCTCGCTACTACAACCTGGCGCTCGCCACGCGCCCGTACGGGCAGTGGACCGCCGACGAGCGGGCCGGCCTGGTCGCCTGA